A single window of Brevundimonas naejangsanensis DNA harbors:
- a CDS encoding winged helix-turn-helix transcriptional regulator, translated as MKLEKVTNKSESRSRRYHDACGAAHGLDLVGERWALLVIRELMMGPRRFSDLRKDLCGLSANVLTQRLEGLEASGVIQRRKLPPPASVQVYELTDWGYEIEPVFMVLGRWAARSPQHDPTLPISAVSIMQSFKTMFDPVRALDAKMRLGFVLGEDRMVVTVADGVIDARRGEVEACDVVVRAPAQAVAAAVYGKAPLVVLEGEGTMAIEGDRAMFERFVDFFHLPAKAG; from the coding sequence ATGAAGTTAGAAAAAGTAACCAATAAGTCCGAATCCCGATCCCGGCGCTATCACGACGCCTGCGGCGCGGCGCACGGGCTGGATCTGGTGGGCGAGCGGTGGGCCTTGCTGGTCATCAGAGAACTCATGATGGGGCCGCGCCGTTTCAGCGACCTGCGAAAAGATCTGTGCGGCCTGTCGGCCAATGTGCTGACCCAGAGGCTGGAGGGGCTGGAGGCCTCGGGCGTGATCCAGCGCCGCAAGCTGCCGCCGCCCGCCTCGGTTCAGGTCTATGAGCTGACCGACTGGGGCTATGAGATCGAACCGGTCTTCATGGTGCTGGGCCGCTGGGCCGCGCGCTCGCCCCAGCACGACCCGACCCTGCCGATCAGCGCCGTCTCCATCATGCAGTCGTTCAAGACGATGTTCGATCCTGTGCGCGCGCTGGATGCGAAGATGCGGCTGGGTTTTGTGCTGGGCGAGGATCGTATGGTCGTGACTGTCGCGGACGGGGTCATCGACGCTCGGCGCGGCGAGGTCGAGGCTTGCGACGTGGTGGTGCGCGCCCCGGCCCAGGCGGTTGCGGCCGCCGTTTACGGCAAGGCGCCGCTGGTGGTTCTGGAAGGCGAGGGGACGATGGCGATCGAGGGCGATCGGGCGATGTTCGAGCGGTTCGTAGACTTCTTCCACCTGCCGGCCAAGGCCGGGTAG
- a CDS encoding VOC family protein, producing MPKLIFINLPVADLARSVAFYEAVGAKKNPMFSDETAACMVFSDTIHAMLLTHEKWATFTDRAIPDAHKTAQVLLCLSEDSREAVDAVVDRAAKAGGQADPSAKQDYGFMYGRSYADPDGHIWEIMWMDPEAAAQGPEGFAAQVGGG from the coding sequence ATGCCCAAGCTGATCTTCATCAACCTGCCCGTCGCCGACCTGGCGCGCTCCGTCGCCTTCTATGAGGCGGTGGGGGCGAAGAAGAACCCGATGTTCTCGGACGAGACGGCGGCCTGCATGGTCTTTTCCGACACCATCCACGCCATGCTGCTGACGCATGAGAAGTGGGCCACCTTCACCGACCGCGCCATCCCCGACGCCCACAAGACGGCCCAGGTGCTGCTCTGCCTGTCCGAGGACAGCCGCGAGGCCGTCGACGCCGTCGTTGATCGCGCAGCCAAGGCCGGCGGCCAGGCCGACCCCAGCGCCAAACAGGACTACGGCTTCATGTACGGCCGCAGCTACGCCGACCCCGACGGCCACATCTGGGAGATCATGTGGATGGACCCGGAAGCCGCCGCGCAAGGTCCGGAAGGCTTCGCCGCTCAGGTCGGCGGGGGCTGA
- a CDS encoding SRPBCC family protein, translating into MSGLYELAVSRFIKAPPERVWRAWTRHGTEWFTPRPWRTVSVDHDLRPGGRADVVMESPEGERHEYRGVVLQVETGRRLVTTSAFTEGWIPQPGDMNFVRIDTFEPEGDGTRYTARARHWSEQAMLTHRDMGFETGWGAAADQLAQVAENLTPQESAS; encoded by the coding sequence GTGAGCGGCCTCTACGAACTCGCCGTCAGCCGCTTCATCAAGGCCCCGCCAGAGAGGGTGTGGCGCGCCTGGACCCGGCACGGGACCGAATGGTTCACGCCTCGCCCGTGGCGCACGGTGTCGGTCGACCATGACTTGCGCCCCGGCGGCCGCGCCGATGTCGTCATGGAGTCGCCCGAGGGCGAGCGGCATGAGTATCGCGGCGTGGTGCTGCAGGTGGAGACGGGCCGCCGCCTGGTGACGACCAGCGCCTTCACCGAGGGCTGGATTCCGCAGCCCGGCGACATGAACTTCGTCCGCATCGACACGTTCGAGCCCGAGGGCGACGGCACGCGCTACACCGCCCGCGCCCGCCACTGGAGCGAGCAAGCCATGCTGACCCACCGCGACATGGGTTTCGAGACCGGGTGGGGCGCCGCCGCCGACCAACTGGCTCAGGTCGCCGAAAACCTCACCCCGCAGGAGAGCGCGTCATGA
- a CDS encoding VOC family protein, with protein sequence MNDKIIPCIWYDLGQAKKAAEFYVSLGLPDSRIDRVVASPADNPSNPEGAELVVEFTLADRRYMGLNGGPIFPQTEAVSFMIMTDDQAETDRLWDAIVGNGGAESACGWCKDRWGVNWQITPRRLMAFYDDPNPARAKAAFEAMMTMHKIDIAALDAAADAASS encoded by the coding sequence ATGAACGACAAGATCATTCCCTGTATCTGGTACGATCTCGGCCAGGCGAAGAAGGCGGCCGAGTTCTACGTCTCGCTCGGCCTGCCCGACAGCCGCATCGACCGCGTCGTCGCCAGCCCGGCTGACAATCCCTCCAATCCTGAAGGCGCCGAACTGGTGGTCGAGTTCACCCTGGCCGACAGGCGCTACATGGGGCTGAACGGCGGCCCGATCTTCCCCCAGACCGAGGCCGTGTCTTTCATGATCATGACCGATGATCAGGCCGAGACCGACCGCCTGTGGGACGCCATCGTCGGCAACGGCGGGGCCGAAAGCGCCTGCGGCTGGTGCAAGGACCGCTGGGGCGTGAACTGGCAGATCACGCCGCGTCGCCTGATGGCCTTCTACGACGATCCCAACCCCGCCCGCGCCAAGGCCGCCTTCGAGGCGATGATGACCATGCACAAGATCGACATCGCCGCCCTGGACGCCGCCGCAGACGCGGCTTCTTCCTAG
- a CDS encoding DUF1428 domain-containing protein encodes MTYITGFLTPVKVENKDRYIESARVAWPLFKGYGALAHVENWGVDVPDGKVTSFPMSVKLEDGEVVVFSWLIWPDKKTADDAWAKMQDDPAMANMDMPFDGKRMMWGGFETIFDEKQ; translated from the coding sequence ATGACCTACATCACCGGCTTCCTGACCCCCGTGAAGGTCGAGAACAAGGACCGCTACATCGAGTCCGCCCGCGTCGCCTGGCCGCTGTTCAAGGGCTACGGCGCTCTGGCCCATGTCGAGAACTGGGGCGTAGACGTGCCCGACGGCAAGGTCACCAGCTTCCCCATGTCGGTGAAGCTGGAGGACGGCGAGGTCGTCGTCTTCTCCTGGCTGATCTGGCCCGACAAGAAGACCGCCGACGACGCCTGGGCCAAGATGCAGGACGACCCCGCCATGGCGAATATGGACATGCCCTTCGACGGCAAGCGCATGATGTGGGGCGGCTTCGAGACCATCTTCGACGAGAAGCAGTAA